The stretch of DNA AAGCTTCTTTTGCAATTTCATCAAAACCAATTCCTTCAATCCTGGAAACAGCTCCCGTAAAACACGTATTTACCACCAGCTTATTCAATCCTATAATTTCAAAAATCTGAGCTCCATGATAAGATTGCAAAGTTGAAATCCCCATTTTAGAAAAAATCTTTAAAAGACCTTCTCCTACTGCCTTTTTGTAATTACCTCTAAGCTTTTCTAAATCTTCATTCTCCCCAAACTCTCCATCTTCAAACATTTGCCGGATACTTGCCAACGCCAAATAAGGATTAATCGCTGTAGCACCAAACCCCAATAAGGCTGCAAAATGATGAACCTCCCAAACATCTCCTACCTCCATCACCAAGCCTATTTTTCTACGAAGACCTTTTCTGATCAGATGGTGATGAACCGCAGAACAAGCCAATAATGATGGAATTGCTGCATGTTGGGAATCCAAAGACCGATCAGAAAGGATAATCACTTCAAATCCGTCATCAACTGCATCTACCGCATATCTGCAAATCCTGTCAATCGCCTTTTTTAAACTTCCCTCTTTTCCTTCCGCATTAAAATAGGTATATATAGTTTTTGATTGAAACCTTCCGGTATCAACACTTCGTAATTTCTCGAGCTGCTGATTATTTAGAATAGGATTTTCCAGTTTAATAGAATGAGCAAAATTTTTATCTTCTTCCAAAAGATTCCCATTCCCTCCGATAATTGTCGTCAAAGACATTACCAGTTTTTCCCTGATCGGATCTATCGGTGGGTTAGTCACTTGGGCAAATAATTGCTTAAAATAAGAACTTAAATGTTGTGGCTTTTCACTCAAAACAGCCAATGGAACATCAAACCCCATAGATCCAATCGGCTCTTTTCCATGAGAGGCCATTTCCTTAATCACTATATCCAGATCTTCCCTTGAATAGCCAAATGCCTTCTGGTATTTAAAAATATCTTCTGTCTGAAGTTTATTAAAACGAATTTTAGGATTCGGTAATTCATTAATATTAATCCTCATATTGTCTAACCATTCACGATAAGGCTTTGAGGTACATATTTCTTTTTTCAACTCATCGTCACTGATGATTGTTCCCTTTTTCAAATCCACAAGAAACATTTTGCCAGGCTGAAGACGACCTCTTTCAATAACCTTTTTAGGATCTACAGACAATGCTCCTGATTCGGATGCCATAATTACCAGATCATCTGAAGTCACACAATATCGTGAAGGGCGGAGACCGTTTCTGTCTAAAGTAGCACCAATGATCTCACCATCCGTAAAGGAAATAGAAGCAGGGCCATCCCAGGGCTCCATCAGACAAGCATGAAATTCATAGAAATCCTTTTTATACTGCTCCATTTGTTCATACCCATCCCACGCTTCTGGGATCAACATCATCATCGTATGTGGAAGTGAGCGTCCTGAATGATAAAGCAGTTCTACCATATTATCAAGGTACGAAGAGTCAGATTGCCCCGGTTTTGTTAAAGGAAGAATCATATCCATTTCTTGAGGGGTAAAAAACTGACTTTTAAATATCTTCTCGGAAGATCTCAACCAATTAAGATTTCCTCCTATGGTGTTAATCTCACCATTATGAGCTAAAAATCTAAAAGGTTGCGCCAAACTCCATGTGGGTGATGTATTGGTGGCAAAACGGGAATGCACCATCCCAAAAGCAGAACGAGTCTTAGGATTCGTAAGATCTTTGAAATAATTTCTGATCTGAATACTTCTTAATTGCCCTTTATAAATCAATTTTTTGCAGGAAAAAGAAGCAATATAAAATCCAATAGGATCATTATTTGTTACACTTATTACCTGATGAGAAATATAATTTTTAAAAACAAATAATTTTCTTTCGAAATCTTTTTCAGTTTCCACATCAAAAGGACGTTCTATAAAAAGCATTTCCATAACAGGCTCTACACTCCTTGCTAACGCTCCCAGATCAATATTACTTACTGGAACAGGACGGTATCCCAAAATTTTAATGTTCAACTTTTCAGCAGATTGAGCAATCACCTCTTTACATTCTTCACGAATAAAATTATTCTGGGGAAAAAATAACATTCCGACCCCGTAGTATCCTGGCTCCGGTAAATCTATTCCATAGTTTAATGCTTCATCATACAAAAGCTCATGAGGGATCTGAATCTGAATCCCTGCTCCGTCACCTGTATTACTTTCATATCCTGTTGCCCCACGATGCTCCATATTCTCAAGCATCGTAATCGCATCGCTTACAATTTTATAACTCTTAAGACCTTTTATATGGGCAACAAAGCCTACCCCACAGGAATCAAATTCAAATTCCGGTTGGTAAAGTCCATAGTTTTGCGAAAAATGATCAGGATTTCTTTTATGTGTTTTTCTCATCTGCATCTTCATTTACTTATCAAATGTAATGAAAAAAACAATTTTAAAGATTACAAATTACATTTATTCTATTGAATAATAGATAATATAGATTAAATAACCAATAAAACATGAAAATAAACAACAAATAGATATTAAAATTAAATATATTTTACATAATAATAAATTTAATTTCGAAATAAAATAATAAAACAAATAACTGAATATCAACACCATACAATCAAATCTATAAAAATCCCTGTCTATTTTCTATCAATCAATTCATATTAAAAAATAAAGTGAAGAGCCAGTCTATGAGTAGGTTATGATATGATCTCTGAAAAAAGAAAGTTGAAATCATGAATACGGCATCCAATCAGATAAATTACCTTAAATATGATTTTTAATACACAATTATACTTGGATACATTTTATTTAGCAAATTAATTATCTAAAATACATTTATAAAACAAAAATAATATCAACCATTCAAAACTACATATAAAAAAGCCTCCTAAAAAAATTTCAGGAGGCTCTTATTCATATATTTATTTTTTATCTTAAACCAATTTCATCAATACCTGATC from Chryseobacterium piperi encodes:
- the gltB gene encoding glutamate synthase large subunit; translated protein: MRKTHKRNPDHFSQNYGLYQPEFEFDSCGVGFVAHIKGLKSYKIVSDAITMLENMEHRGATGYESNTGDGAGIQIQIPHELLYDEALNYGIDLPEPGYYGVGMLFFPQNNFIREECKEVIAQSAEKLNIKILGYRPVPVSNIDLGALARSVEPVMEMLFIERPFDVETEKDFERKLFVFKNYISHQVISVTNNDPIGFYIASFSCKKLIYKGQLRSIQIRNYFKDLTNPKTRSAFGMVHSRFATNTSPTWSLAQPFRFLAHNGEINTIGGNLNWLRSSEKIFKSQFFTPQEMDMILPLTKPGQSDSSYLDNMVELLYHSGRSLPHTMMMLIPEAWDGYEQMEQYKKDFYEFHACLMEPWDGPASISFTDGEIIGATLDRNGLRPSRYCVTSDDLVIMASESGALSVDPKKVIERGRLQPGKMFLVDLKKGTIISDDELKKEICTSKPYREWLDNMRININELPNPKIRFNKLQTEDIFKYQKAFGYSREDLDIVIKEMASHGKEPIGSMGFDVPLAVLSEKPQHLSSYFKQLFAQVTNPPIDPIREKLVMSLTTIIGGNGNLLEEDKNFAHSIKLENPILNNQQLEKLRSVDTGRFQSKTIYTYFNAEGKEGSLKKAIDRICRYAVDAVDDGFEVIILSDRSLDSQHAAIPSLLACSAVHHHLIRKGLRRKIGLVMEVGDVWEVHHFAALLGFGATAINPYLALASIRQMFEDGEFGENEDLEKLRGNYKKAVGEGLLKIFSKMGISTLQSYHGAQIFEIIGLNKLVVNTCFTGAVSRIEGIGFDEIAKEALVKHQEAFEENLEKALLDAGGIYQWRESNEYHQFNPQSVHLLQQSTWNNDYDIFKKYSRLVNKQMSKASLLRGLLEFKNDREPISLEEVEPIENIMRRFATGAMSFGSISWEAHTTLAIAMNRIGAKSNTGEGGEDEARYTLNENGDNMRSSIKQIASGRFGVTARYLAEADEIQIKMAQGAKPGEGGQLPGDKVDSWIGKTRHSTPGVGLISPPPHHDIYSIEDLAQLIFDLKNANRHARLSVKLVSKAGVGTIASGVAKAKADHILISGYDGGTGASPLSSIRHTGLPWELGLAETHQTLIKNKLRQRVTLQVDGQVKTGRDLVVATLLGAEEWGIATSALIVEGCILMRKCHLNTCPVGIATQNGELRKKFNGKVEHLVNYFRFLAMEVREIMACLGFKTIDEMVGQSQCLERKPGVNFWKHQHIDLSRLLQKIETDLPLIKTEEQDGGLETSISWQMIEAAQDALQNNTTMEAGFDIKNTDRAVGTILSHELTKIYKSEGMKENSLRFHFKGTAGQSFGAFCNKGITMCLEGDANDYVGKGLSGAQLVIFPDKEAIIKANENSIVGNVALYGATSGKLFISGMAGERFAVRNSGAIAVVEGIGDHGCEYMTGGKVIVLGGVGRNFGAGMSGGIAYVWDVNETLKHNFNPDMADLEPITEEDKKLISGLIKEHFDHTGSPLAEYILSDWDNSHKHFTKIYPREYKSVVENHINVMK